The Musa acuminata AAA Group cultivar baxijiao chromosome BXJ1-3, Cavendish_Baxijiao_AAA, whole genome shotgun sequence genome window below encodes:
- the LOC135637057 gene encoding putative invertase inhibitor — MMRFTSVLLTLFLFLLHQGSSPKATAATHPDIVDETCRRIADDDPNVNYTFCTQALRSVSKSKRADLRGLAIISLKLAKTNATHAKSRVKALLKEKQLSTYRKSCLQTCRELYSDAASSFRNSVKQIKSGRYADAKVYISSAVDAPGECEDSFQEGDITSPLTKVNYDLFQLAVIALAITSRLG; from the coding sequence ATGATGAGATTCACCTCCGTCCTCCTCAccctttttctcttccttctccACCAAGGCTCTTCTCCAAAGGCCACGGCCGCCACCCACCCAGACATTGTCGATGAGACCTGCAGGCGGATCGCGGACGACGACCCCAACGTGAACTACACCTTCTGCACGCAGGCCCTGAGGTCGGTTTCCAAGAGCAAGCGCGCCGACCTTCGGGGGTTGGCCATCATATCGCTGAAGCTGGCGAAGACCAACGCGACGCACGCCAAGTCCAGGGTGAAGGCGCTGTTGAAGGAGAAGCAGCTGAGCACGTACCGGAAGTCCTGCCTGCAGACCTGCCGAGAGCTATACTCCGACGCGGCGTCCAGCTTCAGGAACTCCGTCAAGCAAATCAAGTCGGGTCGGTATGCTGATGCCAAGGTGTACATAAGCAGCGCTGTGGACGCACCCGGCGAGTGCGAGGATAGCTTCCAAGAGGGGGATATCACGTCGCCGCTCACCAAGGTGAACTACGACCTGTTCCAGCTCGCCGTCATCGCCCTCGCCATCACCTCTCGCCTGGGATGA
- the LOC103973090 gene encoding vesicle transport protein GOT1 has protein sequence MVSFEMNDQKKIGLGLTGFGIFFSFLGIIFFFDKALLAMGNILFLSGLMLTIGLKSTLQFFAKPKNYKGTISFGAGFFLVLVGWPVIGMILESYGFIVLFSGFWSILAVFLQKIPLLGWIFQQPFVTSFFDRHGGKRVPV, from the exons ATGGTTTCTTTTGAGATGAATGACCAAAAAA AGATTGGGCTGGGATTGACTGGGTTTGGGATATTTTTCTCATTCCTTGGaatcatttttttctttgataAGGCACTTCTAGCAATGGGCAAT ATTCTCTTTCTTTCAGGTCTGATGTTGACCATTGGGCTAAAATCGACACTACAATTCTTTGCCAAACCTAAGAACTACAAG GGGACAATCTCATTTGGAGCTGGCTTCTTTCTAGTCCTGGTCGGATGGCCTGTAATTGGCATGATCTTGGAATCATATGGTTTCATTGTTCTCTTCAG TGGCTTTTGGTCAATCCTTGCAGTTTTCTTGCAGAAGATCCCTCTTCTTGGTTGGATATTCCAACAACCATTTGTCACATCA TTCTTTGATCGCCATGGAGGCAAAAGGGTGCCAGTGTAA
- the LOC135623017 gene encoding phragmoplastin DRP1E-like isoform X1, giving the protein MESLIGLVNRIQRACTALGDHGDAEESGIGLPTLWEALPSVVVVGGQSSGKSSVLESIVGRDFLPRGSGIVTRRPLVLQLHKVDEGKVEYAEFLHLPRRRFTDFSLVRKEIEDETERLTGKTKQISTHPIHLSIYSPNVVNLTLIDLPGLTKVAVEGQPDSIVQDIETMVRSYVAKPNCIILAISPANQDIATSDAMKLAKEVDPTGERTFGVLTKLDLMDKGTNALDVLEGRSYRLQYPWVGVVNRSQADINKNVDMIVARRKEREYFATSPDYSHVASRMGSEYLAKLLSKHLESVIRSRIPSITSLINKTIDELEAEMNHLGRPIAVDAGAQLYTILEMCRAFDRVFKEHLDGGRPGGDRIYGVFDNQLPAALKKLPFDRYLSLQNVKKVVSEADGYQPHLIAPEQGYRRLIEGGLGYFRGPAEASVDAVHYVLKELVRLSIGETQELRRFPTLQTELAAAAYEALERFREDSRKTALRLVDMEASYLTVEFFRKLPQEVERGNNPAGSNPTGKKPDDSNPAGPTIDRYGEGHFRRIGSNVSAYISMVSDTLRNTIPKAVVYCQVREAKRSLLNHFYTQVGKKEGKQLASILDENPALMERRMQCAKRLELYKSARDEIDSVSWNR; this is encoded by the exons ATGGAGAGCTTGATCGGACTGGTGAACAGGATCCAAAGAGCGTGCACGGCGCTCGGCGACCACGGCGATGCCGAGGAGAGCGGCATCGGGTTGCCCACCCTGTGGGAGGCGCTCCCCTCCGTCGTTGTCGTCGGAGGACAG AGTTCGGGAAAGTCTTCGGTCCTGGAGAGCATCGTCGGGAGAGACTTCCTTCCCCGTGGTTCTG GGATCGTCACGAGGAGGCCCTTGGTGCTACAGCTGCACAAGGTTGATGAAGGAAAGGTGGAATACGCCGAGTTCCTCCATCTTCCTAGGAGGAGATTCACCGACTTCT CTCTTGTGCGCAAGGAAATTGAAGATGAAACGGAGAGGTTGACAGGAAAAACAAAACAAATTTCTACCCATCCAATTCATCTCAGCATTTACTCACCAAATG TTGTGAATTTAACATTGATTGATCTACCTGGACTCACTAAGGTTGCTGTTG AGGGTCAGCCAGATAGTATTGTTCAGGATATTGAAACTATGGTTCGATCATATGTTGCTAAG CCAAACTGCATAATACTAGCTATATCACCTGCCAATCAAGATATTGCAACTTCTGATGCAATGAAGCTTGCAAAAGAAGTTGATCCGACAG GGGAAAGGACATTTGGAGTTTTAACAAAGCTAGATCTGATGGACAAGGGAACAAATGCCCTAGAT GTTCTTGAAGGAAGATCATATCGACTACAATATCCATGGGTCGGTGTGGTTAACCGTTCGCAGGCAGATATTAACAAGAATGTTGATATGATTGTTGCCAGAAGAAAAGAACGGGAATATTTTGCAACTAGTCCTGATTATTCACATGTAGCCAGTAGAATGGGCTCTGAATACCTGGCTAAGCTTCTGTCAAAG CATTTAGAGTCTGTGATTAGGTCTCGTATTCCAAGCATCACATCTTTAATAAATAAAACCATAGATGAACTTGAGGCAGAGATGAACCATCTCGGTAGACCCATTGCTGTTGACGCAGGG GCTCAATTGTACACCATATTGGAAATGTGCCGAGCATTTGATCGAGTCTTCAAAGAACATCTAGATGGAGG GCGGCCTGGTGGTGATCGAATTTATGGTGTATTTGACAATCAACTCCCTGCTGCTCTGAAGAAACTTCCATTCGACCGGTACCTGTCGCTGCAGAATGTAAAGAAGGTGGTCTCTGAAGCAGATGGTTATCAGCCTCACTTAATTGCTCCTGAGCAAGGATATCGCCGTCTAATTGAAGGTGGACTGGGTTACTTCAGAGGCCCAGCCGAGGCATCCGTTGATGCT GTACACTATGTCTTAAAGGAACTTGTAAGGCTGTCAATAGGAGAGACTCAG GAATTGAGAAGGTTCCCCACTCTGCAAACAGAGTTAGCCGCTGCCGCATATGAAGCCCTGGAAAGATTCCGCGAAGACAGTCGAAAGACTGCACTTCGACTTGTTGACATGGAGGCCTCATACTTGACAGTGGAATTCTTCCGCAAGCTCCCGCAAGAGGTGGAAAGGGGCAATAACCCTGCTGGTAGTAATCCTACTGGCAAAAAACCTGATGAcagtaatcctgctggtcctacaATTGATCGATATGGCGAGGGACATTTCAGGAGGATAGGATCAAATGTATCCGCGTACATTAGCATGGTATCAGACACACTCAGAAACACTATACCGAAAGCTGTGGTCTACTGTCAAGTTCGAGAAGCCAAGCGATCTCTGCTCAATCATTTCTATACGCAAGTGGGGAAAAAGGAG GGAAAGCAGCTCGCATCTATCTTGGATGAGAATCCAGCCTTGATGGAACGCAGGATGCAGTGTGCAAAGAGGCTTGAATTGTACAAATCTGCAAGGGACGAGATTGATTCCGTCTCCTGGAACAGATGA
- the LOC135623017 gene encoding phragmoplastin DRP1E-like isoform X2 — MVRSYVAKPNCIILAISPANQDIATSDAMKLAKEVDPTGERTFGVLTKLDLMDKGTNALDVLEGRSYRLQYPWVGVVNRSQADINKNVDMIVARRKEREYFATSPDYSHVASRMGSEYLAKLLSKHLESVIRSRIPSITSLINKTIDELEAEMNHLGRPIAVDAGAQLYTILEMCRAFDRVFKEHLDGGRPGGDRIYGVFDNQLPAALKKLPFDRYLSLQNVKKVVSEADGYQPHLIAPEQGYRRLIEGGLGYFRGPAEASVDAVHYVLKELVRLSIGETQELRRFPTLQTELAAAAYEALERFREDSRKTALRLVDMEASYLTVEFFRKLPQEVERGNNPAGSNPTGKKPDDSNPAGPTIDRYGEGHFRRIGSNVSAYISMVSDTLRNTIPKAVVYCQVREAKRSLLNHFYTQVGKKEGKQLASILDENPALMERRMQCAKRLELYKSARDEIDSVSWNR, encoded by the exons ATGGTTCGATCATATGTTGCTAAG CCAAACTGCATAATACTAGCTATATCACCTGCCAATCAAGATATTGCAACTTCTGATGCAATGAAGCTTGCAAAAGAAGTTGATCCGACAG GGGAAAGGACATTTGGAGTTTTAACAAAGCTAGATCTGATGGACAAGGGAACAAATGCCCTAGAT GTTCTTGAAGGAAGATCATATCGACTACAATATCCATGGGTCGGTGTGGTTAACCGTTCGCAGGCAGATATTAACAAGAATGTTGATATGATTGTTGCCAGAAGAAAAGAACGGGAATATTTTGCAACTAGTCCTGATTATTCACATGTAGCCAGTAGAATGGGCTCTGAATACCTGGCTAAGCTTCTGTCAAAG CATTTAGAGTCTGTGATTAGGTCTCGTATTCCAAGCATCACATCTTTAATAAATAAAACCATAGATGAACTTGAGGCAGAGATGAACCATCTCGGTAGACCCATTGCTGTTGACGCAGGG GCTCAATTGTACACCATATTGGAAATGTGCCGAGCATTTGATCGAGTCTTCAAAGAACATCTAGATGGAGG GCGGCCTGGTGGTGATCGAATTTATGGTGTATTTGACAATCAACTCCCTGCTGCTCTGAAGAAACTTCCATTCGACCGGTACCTGTCGCTGCAGAATGTAAAGAAGGTGGTCTCTGAAGCAGATGGTTATCAGCCTCACTTAATTGCTCCTGAGCAAGGATATCGCCGTCTAATTGAAGGTGGACTGGGTTACTTCAGAGGCCCAGCCGAGGCATCCGTTGATGCT GTACACTATGTCTTAAAGGAACTTGTAAGGCTGTCAATAGGAGAGACTCAG GAATTGAGAAGGTTCCCCACTCTGCAAACAGAGTTAGCCGCTGCCGCATATGAAGCCCTGGAAAGATTCCGCGAAGACAGTCGAAAGACTGCACTTCGACTTGTTGACATGGAGGCCTCATACTTGACAGTGGAATTCTTCCGCAAGCTCCCGCAAGAGGTGGAAAGGGGCAATAACCCTGCTGGTAGTAATCCTACTGGCAAAAAACCTGATGAcagtaatcctgctggtcctacaATTGATCGATATGGCGAGGGACATTTCAGGAGGATAGGATCAAATGTATCCGCGTACATTAGCATGGTATCAGACACACTCAGAAACACTATACCGAAAGCTGTGGTCTACTGTCAAGTTCGAGAAGCCAAGCGATCTCTGCTCAATCATTTCTATACGCAAGTGGGGAAAAAGGAG GGAAAGCAGCTCGCATCTATCTTGGATGAGAATCCAGCCTTGATGGAACGCAGGATGCAGTGTGCAAAGAGGCTTGAATTGTACAAATCTGCAAGGGACGAGATTGATTCCGTCTCCTGGAACAGATGA
- the LOC135584197 gene encoding uncharacterized protein LOC135584197 isoform X2, whose amino-acid sequence MAAVPTSKSSALSLKDYLRRYETGADDQKKKRNKKKKDKPQSRTVGGILVVDEDPVWQKPVQIEQEESEPSGDEKPQIEEDIEVKRMKRLDAIRARKPYHAISEDGSGWVSISDPSKTSKSAAIGRDICPPRQGRARFDTPSPEPKEKPSGSQNSDLSPPRQRRADTPSPEPEKAVAGDGTADISPPWRRSRDDNSPPRRTRRAHSPVPDLSPPRRSQKDLSDDPKVSSCQQDPVDLSPPRRRQRVSSPDISLPRRTRRLSPGAGGPRASDDADLSPPRKSSKCLSDHLSPPRRIHPQSPEAIRRQSSPVADLSPPRKSRKEAPSAKESRRAGLFSANEIKEEIEKKKKEDTSRFASMDPFLSGRGAEPVFRDKEGKRISKEEMLKTQEKEKPKEKKLEWGKGLAQKREAEANAKELELEREKPFARTRDDPELDKMLKERIRWGDPMAHVVKRKSSDLILEDLGDNEKMKESGFIIPQTIPSHSWLKRGIDFPPNRYGTKPGRHWDGVDRSNAFPERHNNEEDLNRTEFHQHRIEQL is encoded by the exons ATGGCGGCCGTGCCCACCTCGAAGTCTTCTGCGCTCTCCCTCAAAGATTACCTCAGGCGGTACGAAACCGGCGCCGACGaccagaagaaaaagagaaacaagaagaagaaggacaAGCCCCAGTCCCGTACGGTTGGAGGCATTCTTGTAGTGGACGAAGACCCCGTGTGGCAAAAGCCCGTCCAGATTGAACAAGAAGAGTCCGAGCCTTCTG GTGATGAAAAACCCCAAATCGAGGAGGATATCGAGGTCAAACGAATGAAGAGGTTGGACGCGATTCGAGCACGGAAGCCCTACCACGCCATTTCGGAAGATGGGAGCGGTTGGGTCTCGATCTCGGACCCATCGAAGACTTCGAAGTCTGCGGCAATCGGCCGTGATATTTGCCCGCCGCGTCAAGGCCGTGCACGGTTCGACACGCCTTCTCCAGAGCCCAAGGAGAAGCCTTCGGGTTCTCAAAACTCGGATCTCTCCCCGCCACGGCAGAGGCGTGCAGACACACCATCCCCGGAACCTGAGAAAGCGGTTGCTGGTGATGGAACAGCTGATATTTCGCCACCTTGGAGACGGTCGCGCGATGATAATTCCCCGCCAAGAAGAACCAGACGGGCCCATAGCCCTGTCCCCGATCTTTCTCCCCCCAGGAGAAGCCAAAAGGACCTGTCCGATGATCCGAAGGTATCTAGCTGCCAACAAGATCCGGTCGACCTTTCTCCTCCAAGGAGGCGTCAGAGGGTTTCGTCCCCTGACATTTCCCTACCACGTCGGACCCGTCGCCTTTCCCCAGGTGCCGGGGGCCCACGAGCTTCTGACGATGCAGATCTTTCTCCCCCAAGAAAAAGCAGTAAGTGCCTGTCTGATCACCTTTCTCCACCACGGCGGATTCATCCACAGTCACCTGAAGCTATTAGACGTCAGAGTTCCCCTGTGGCTGACCTTTCTCCACCAAGGAAGAGCAGAAAGGAGGCACCTTCTGCAAAGGAGTCAAGAAGGGCCGGATTGTTTTCGGCTAATGAAATTAAAGAAGAGatcgaaaagaagaagaaagaggatacGTCTAG GTTTGCTTCTATGGATCCCTTTTTGAGTGGCAGAGGTGCAGAGCCAGTATTTCGTGACAAGGAAG GAAAACGTATTTCAAAGGAGGAGATGTTGAAGACACAGGAAAAAGAGAAGCCTAAG GAAAAAAAGTTGGAATGGGGTAAAGGCTTAGCACAGAAGCGAGAAGCTGAAGCTAATGCAAAAGAGTTAGAACTTGAGAGAGAGAAACCTTTTGCTCGTACAAG GGATGATCCCGAGCTTGATAAAATGTTAAAGGAGAGGATTAGATGGGGTGATCCAATGGCACATGTGGTCAAG AGGAAGAGCTCAGACCTAATTTTGGAAGATCTTGGTGACAATGAGAAAATGAAGGAGTCTGGATTTATAATCCCTCAGACAATTCCCAGTCACAGCTGGCTAAAACGAGGAATAGATTTTCCCCCAAATCGTTATGGGACCAAGCCTGGTCGGCATTGGGATGGAGTAGATCGTAGTAATG CATTTCCCGAAAGGCATAATAATGAAGAGGATCTGAATCGCACAGAGTTCCATCAACATCGAATAGAACAGCTTTGA
- the LOC135584197 gene encoding uncharacterized protein LOC135584197 isoform X1 yields the protein MAAVPTSKSSALSLKDYLRRYETGADDQKKKRNKKKKDKPQSRTVGGILVVDEDPVWQKPVQIEQEESEPSGDEKPQIEEDIEVKRMKRLDAIRARKPYHAISEDGSGWVSISDPSKTSKSAAIGRDICPPRQGRARFDTPSPEPKEKPSGSQNSDLSPPRQRRADTPSPEPEKAVAGDGTADISPPWRRSRDDNSPPRRTRRAHSPVPDLSPPRRSQKDLSDDPKVSSCQQDPVDLSPPRRRQRVSSPDISLPRRTRRLSPGAGGPRASDDADLSPPRKSSKCLSDHLSPPRRIHPQSPEAIRRQSSPVADLSPPRKSRKEAPSAKESRRAGLFSANEIKEEIEKKKKEDTSRFASMDPFLSGRGAEPVFRDKEGKRISKEEMLKTQEKEKPKEKKLEWGKGLAQKREAEANAKELELEREKPFARTRDDPELDKMLKERIRWGDPMAHVVKRKSSDLILEDLGDNEKMKESGFIIPQTIPSHSWLKRGIDFPPNRYGTKPGRHWDGVDRSNGFEKELFKRQNEKRATEREAYLWSVSDM from the exons ATGGCGGCCGTGCCCACCTCGAAGTCTTCTGCGCTCTCCCTCAAAGATTACCTCAGGCGGTACGAAACCGGCGCCGACGaccagaagaaaaagagaaacaagaagaagaaggacaAGCCCCAGTCCCGTACGGTTGGAGGCATTCTTGTAGTGGACGAAGACCCCGTGTGGCAAAAGCCCGTCCAGATTGAACAAGAAGAGTCCGAGCCTTCTG GTGATGAAAAACCCCAAATCGAGGAGGATATCGAGGTCAAACGAATGAAGAGGTTGGACGCGATTCGAGCACGGAAGCCCTACCACGCCATTTCGGAAGATGGGAGCGGTTGGGTCTCGATCTCGGACCCATCGAAGACTTCGAAGTCTGCGGCAATCGGCCGTGATATTTGCCCGCCGCGTCAAGGCCGTGCACGGTTCGACACGCCTTCTCCAGAGCCCAAGGAGAAGCCTTCGGGTTCTCAAAACTCGGATCTCTCCCCGCCACGGCAGAGGCGTGCAGACACACCATCCCCGGAACCTGAGAAAGCGGTTGCTGGTGATGGAACAGCTGATATTTCGCCACCTTGGAGACGGTCGCGCGATGATAATTCCCCGCCAAGAAGAACCAGACGGGCCCATAGCCCTGTCCCCGATCTTTCTCCCCCCAGGAGAAGCCAAAAGGACCTGTCCGATGATCCGAAGGTATCTAGCTGCCAACAAGATCCGGTCGACCTTTCTCCTCCAAGGAGGCGTCAGAGGGTTTCGTCCCCTGACATTTCCCTACCACGTCGGACCCGTCGCCTTTCCCCAGGTGCCGGGGGCCCACGAGCTTCTGACGATGCAGATCTTTCTCCCCCAAGAAAAAGCAGTAAGTGCCTGTCTGATCACCTTTCTCCACCACGGCGGATTCATCCACAGTCACCTGAAGCTATTAGACGTCAGAGTTCCCCTGTGGCTGACCTTTCTCCACCAAGGAAGAGCAGAAAGGAGGCACCTTCTGCAAAGGAGTCAAGAAGGGCCGGATTGTTTTCGGCTAATGAAATTAAAGAAGAGatcgaaaagaagaagaaagaggatacGTCTAG GTTTGCTTCTATGGATCCCTTTTTGAGTGGCAGAGGTGCAGAGCCAGTATTTCGTGACAAGGAAG GAAAACGTATTTCAAAGGAGGAGATGTTGAAGACACAGGAAAAAGAGAAGCCTAAG GAAAAAAAGTTGGAATGGGGTAAAGGCTTAGCACAGAAGCGAGAAGCTGAAGCTAATGCAAAAGAGTTAGAACTTGAGAGAGAGAAACCTTTTGCTCGTACAAG GGATGATCCCGAGCTTGATAAAATGTTAAAGGAGAGGATTAGATGGGGTGATCCAATGGCACATGTGGTCAAG AGGAAGAGCTCAGACCTAATTTTGGAAGATCTTGGTGACAATGAGAAAATGAAGGAGTCTGGATTTATAATCCCTCAGACAATTCCCAGTCACAGCTGGCTAAAACGAGGAATAGATTTTCCCCCAAATCGTTATGGGACCAAGCCTGGTCGGCATTGGGATGGAGTAGATCGTAGTAATG GATTCGAGAAGGAATTGTTCAAGAGGCAGAATGAGAAGCGAGCCACAGAGCGAGAAGCGTATCTATGGTCGGTCTCTGACATGTGA